A stretch of the Bacillus anthracis str. Vollum genome encodes the following:
- the dacB gene encoding D-alanyl-D-alanine carboxypeptidase DacB yields MRRICVIITLLIIYASVMPIPTYAKMNSNVSARNAVLMEQHSGRVLYGKAEHEPQKIASITKIMTALLAAESGKMKERVLVSNEAVRVEGSAIYLKPGQKVKLEDLVYGLMLRSGNDAAQVIAENVGGSIEGFVYLMNEKAKQIGMKDTHFSNPHGLDGDGSHYSSAYDMALLTRYAMGNETFKEIFGTKTYKSDSWDYPWKNKHKLVTSYYEFATGGKTGFTKKAGRTLVTTASKDGLDLIVVTLSASSDWDDHMNLFDKGFDRFEQTKVLGQGALAEITEKKYANHVYTKNSFSVPLTEEEKKSVVLKVELDKSAKLVDGVKVGKTDVYVGNEKVGERNLFYSKRKLVATTGMYWNNVKEIFSYMIGVGSDG; encoded by the coding sequence ATGAGACGAATTTGTGTAATCATAACGCTTCTTATTATTTATGCAAGCGTTATGCCAATTCCTACATATGCAAAGATGAACAGCAATGTCAGTGCTCGTAATGCTGTATTAATGGAACAACATTCTGGACGTGTATTATACGGAAAAGCAGAACATGAGCCGCAAAAAATTGCTAGTATAACAAAAATTATGACAGCCTTATTAGCTGCTGAATCAGGAAAGATGAAAGAAAGGGTATTAGTAAGTAATGAAGCGGTCAGGGTCGAAGGATCTGCAATTTATTTAAAGCCTGGGCAAAAAGTGAAGCTAGAGGATTTAGTATACGGACTTATGCTTAGATCTGGTAATGACGCAGCACAAGTAATTGCTGAAAATGTAGGAGGGAGTATAGAAGGGTTCGTATATTTAATGAATGAAAAGGCGAAACAGATTGGAATGAAAGATACTCACTTTTCAAACCCACATGGTTTGGATGGAGATGGATCTCATTATTCGTCGGCCTATGACATGGCACTTTTAACGAGATATGCAATGGGGAACGAGACTTTTAAGGAAATTTTTGGAACAAAAACGTATAAATCAGATTCGTGGGATTATCCGTGGAAAAACAAACATAAACTTGTGACGTCGTATTATGAATTTGCAACAGGGGGAAAAACAGGTTTCACGAAGAAAGCAGGAAGAACGCTTGTTACAACAGCATCAAAAGATGGACTAGATCTAATTGTCGTAACTTTGAGCGCTTCTAGTGATTGGGATGATCATATGAATTTATTTGATAAAGGTTTTGACCGTTTCGAACAAACAAAAGTTTTAGGACAAGGAGCACTTGCTGAAATAACCGAAAAGAAATACGCCAATCATGTTTACACGAAAAATAGTTTTTCAGTACCTTTAACTGAAGAGGAAAAAAAGAGCGTAGTATTAAAAGTTGAACTAGATAAAAGTGCAAAGCTTGTGGATGGAGTAAAGGTTGGAAAGACAGACGTTTATGTTGGCAATGAGAAAGTTGGAGAACGGAATTTATTTTATAGTAAACGAAAGTTAGTAGCTACAACCGGGATGTACTGGAATAATGTGAAAGAAATTTTTTCTTACATGATAGGTGTTGGTAGCGATGGTTAA
- the spmA gene encoding spore maturation protein SpmA encodes MVNLVWVAMAVIGIVYAMINGTMEAINKAVFDGAKDAVTICIGLISVLVFWLGLMKIAEEAGLLKKLVALFMPIVKRLFPEIPKDHPSMGFILSNMMANFFGLGNAATPLGIKAMEQLKELNGGKDSASRSMVTFLALNTSAITLIPTTVISIRMTYESANPTEIVGVTFIAQVLSMIGAIWIDRYFYRRRSRKGRKK; translated from the coding sequence ATGGTTAATCTCGTATGGGTAGCGATGGCAGTCATAGGGATTGTATATGCGATGATAAATGGAACGATGGAAGCAATAAATAAAGCTGTATTTGATGGAGCGAAAGATGCAGTAACAATTTGTATAGGACTGATTAGTGTTTTAGTATTTTGGCTCGGCTTAATGAAAATTGCAGAGGAAGCTGGGTTGTTAAAAAAGTTAGTGGCACTTTTTATGCCGATAGTAAAAAGGTTGTTTCCAGAAATACCGAAGGATCATCCGTCAATGGGATTTATTTTATCAAATATGATGGCGAATTTTTTTGGATTAGGTAATGCAGCGACCCCTCTTGGCATTAAAGCGATGGAACAATTGAAAGAGTTAAATGGAGGGAAGGATTCGGCGAGTCGTTCTATGGTAACGTTTTTAGCATTAAATACATCAGCGATTACTTTAATTCCTACGACCGTCATTTCGATTCGAATGACGTATGAATCAGCAAATCCCACCGAAATCGTTGGGGTAACATTCATTGCACAAGTACTCTCTATGATCGGAGCGATTTGGATTGACCGCTATTTTTACCGAAGAAGGAGTAGGAAGGGGCGGAAAAAATGA
- a CDS encoding superoxide dismutase: MSQQGVFTDYFHEVESWCESVLHVLDSRAMEVYDVHMLAYKIQTLLDRMKEHEYDTDAEFMYEISDDVEHIQHHLQEVFVQGEEEYELCERGDSERAVPIGGHTLPPLPYPYNALEPYISREIMMLHHDKHHRSYVEGLNKAEKMMEEARKTNQFDLIKHWEREAAFHGSGHYLHTIFWNNMKKGGGGSPRGALSHRIEQDFGSFLRFQKHFTEAASKVEGSGWAILVWVPRSGRLEILQSTLHQLFTQWDTIPLLVLDVWEHAYYLQYQNRKDEYIKNWWNVVNWPDVEKRFESAKQIEWTPY; the protein is encoded by the coding sequence ATGAGTCAGCAAGGTGTATTTACAGATTACTTTCATGAAGTAGAAAGCTGGTGTGAAAGTGTTCTTCACGTATTAGATAGCCGTGCAATGGAAGTGTATGATGTCCATATGCTTGCTTATAAAATTCAAACGTTATTAGATCGTATGAAAGAACATGAGTACGACACAGATGCAGAGTTTATGTATGAAATAAGTGATGATGTAGAACATATTCAGCATCATTTGCAAGAAGTATTTGTACAGGGAGAAGAGGAATATGAACTATGTGAAAGAGGGGATAGTGAACGAGCTGTTCCAATTGGAGGACATACACTCCCACCATTACCGTATCCGTATAACGCCTTAGAACCATATATTTCTAGAGAAATTATGATGTTACACCATGATAAACATCATCGTAGTTACGTAGAAGGATTAAATAAAGCGGAGAAGATGATGGAAGAAGCGAGAAAAACAAATCAATTTGATTTAATTAAGCATTGGGAAAGGGAAGCTGCTTTTCATGGATCTGGTCATTACCTGCACACAATATTTTGGAATAACATGAAAAAAGGTGGAGGCGGAAGTCCAAGAGGGGCTCTTTCACACCGGATTGAACAAGATTTTGGAAGTTTCTTACGTTTTCAAAAACATTTTACAGAAGCAGCTTCTAAAGTGGAAGGATCAGGCTGGGCAATTCTCGTTTGGGTGCCACGATCTGGAAGGTTAGAAATTTTGCAGAGTACACTTCATCAATTATTTACACAATGGGATACGATACCACTCCTTGTATTAGACGTGTGGGAACATGCGTATTATTTACAATACCAAAATCGTAAAGATGAATATATAAAAAATTGGTGGAATGTTGTAAATTGGCCTGATGTCGAAAAAAGATTTGAAAGTGCAAAACAAATTGAATGGACACCGTATTAG